The genomic DNA CTGGTCGCCTCGTCGAGGATCAGCAGGGTCGGGTCGGCCAGGAAGGCCCGCGCGATGGTGATGAGCTGCCGCTCGCCCGCGCTGACGTTGCTGCCCTCCTCGTCGATGACCGTGGCGTAGCCGTCGGGCAGCGACCGGACGAACCGGTCGACGTAGGTGGCCTCGGCCGCGGCGAGGATGTCGGCCTCGCTCGCGTCGGGGCGGCCGTAGGCGATGTTGTCGTGGATCGAGCCGTGGAAGAGCCAGGTGTCCTGCAGCACCATCCCGACCTCCGAGCGCAGCGCCGCGCGCGGCACCGTGGCCACGTCGACCCCGTCCAGCAGGATCCGCCCCGACTGTGGGTCGTAGAAGCGCATCAGCAGGTTGACCAGCGTGGTCTTGCCCGCACCGGTCGGGCCGACGATGGCCACCGTCTGCCCGGGCTCGGCGGTGAGCGACAGGCCCTCGATGAGGGGCTGGTCCTCGACGTAGGAGAAGGACACGTCGTCGAACTCCACGCGCCCCCGCACGACGGGCAGACCGGCGCCACCGTCGACCGTCTGCTCCTCGGCGTCGAGCACCTCGAACACCCGCTCCGCCGACGCGACGCCGGACTGCAGCAGGTTGGCCATCGACGCCACCTGGGTCAGCGGCTGGGTGAACTGCCGGCTGTACTGGATGAACGCCTGCACGTCGCCCAGCGACAACGTCCCGCTCGCCACGCGGAGCCCGCCGACGACGGCGATGACGACGTAGTTGAGGTTCCCGATGAAGAACATCGACGGCATGATCAGCCCCGAGATGAACTGCGCCCCGAAGCTCGCCCGGTAGACGGCATCGTTCCGCTCGGCGAAGACCTGCTCCACCTCGCGCTGGCGCCCGAACACCTTGACCAGCGACTGCCCGGTGAAGGCCTCCTCGATGTGGGAGTTCAGCTCGCCGGTCGAGCGCCACTGGGCCACGAACATCCGCTGCGCGCGCTTGCCGATCACCGTGGTCAGCAGCACCGAGACCGGGATGGTCACCAGCGCGATGACCGCCAGCACCGGCGAGACCACGAACATCATCACGGTCACGCCGATCACCGTCAGCAGCGAGGTGAGCAGCTGGCTCAGCGTCTGCTGCAGCGACTGGGCCACGTTGTCGATGTCGTTGGTGACGCGGCTGAGGAGCTCGCCGCGGGTCTGCCGGTCGAAGTACGACAGCGGCAGCCGGTTGATCTTGGTCTCCACGCCGTCGCGGAGCCGCCGCACCGAGCGCTGCACGGCCCCGTTGAGCAGGTAGCCCTGCAGCAGCAGCGCCAGCGAGCTGACCAGGTAGAGCCCGAGCGCGAGCAGCAGGGTGTCGCCCAGCGCCCGGAAGTCGACCGGCCCCCGCCCGGTCACGCCGGCGAAGATGATGTCGGTCGCGTGCCCGAGGATCCGCGGGCCGAGGACGCTCATGACGATGCCGGCGACGGCCAGCACGATGGCCCCGACCAGCACGCCGCGCTCGGGCCGCAGCTGCTGCAGGAGCCGGCGCAGCGAGGGCAGGAAGTTCAGCGACTTCTCCTGCACCCGGCCCCCGAACGGTCCGCCGCCGGGACCGCCCCGGGCCTGGGCGGCGTACGCGGGACGCTCGGGCGCCTTGGCCGCCGGGCCGGCGGGGGCGGGGCGCGGGGTGGTGGGCGTGCTCACGCGAGGACCTCCTGGGCGCTGCGCTGGGAGTCGACGATCTCGGCGTACGTGGGGCAGCCCTCGAGGAGCTCGGTGTGCGTGCCCTGGCCGACCACCCGGCCGTCCTCGAGGACGACGAT from Microlunatus sagamiharensis includes the following:
- a CDS encoding ABC transporter ATP-binding protein → MSTPTTPRPAPAGPAAKAPERPAYAAQARGGPGGGPFGGRVQEKSLNFLPSLRRLLQQLRPERGVLVGAIVLAVAGIVMSVLGPRILGHATDIIFAGVTGRGPVDFRALGDTLLLALGLYLVSSLALLLQGYLLNGAVQRSVRRLRDGVETKINRLPLSYFDRQTRGELLSRVTNDIDNVAQSLQQTLSQLLTSLLTVIGVTVMMFVVSPVLAVIALVTIPVSVLLTTVIGKRAQRMFVAQWRSTGELNSHIEEAFTGQSLVKVFGRQREVEQVFAERNDAVYRASFGAQFISGLIMPSMFFIGNLNYVVIAVVGGLRVASGTLSLGDVQAFIQYSRQFTQPLTQVASMANLLQSGVASAERVFEVLDAEEQTVDGGAGLPVVRGRVEFDDVSFSYVEDQPLIEGLSLTAEPGQTVAIVGPTGAGKTTLVNLLMRFYDPQSGRILLDGVDVATVPRAALRSEVGMVLQDTWLFHGSIHDNIAYGRPDASEADILAAAEATYVDRFVRSLPDGYATVIDEEGSNVSAGERQLITIARAFLADPTLLILDEATSSVDTRTEVLVQQAMAALRSERTSFVIAHRLSTIRDADVILVMEAGAIVEQGSHEQLLERRGAYWRLYEAQFAAAVE